A single Pedobacter sp. PACM 27299 DNA region contains:
- a CDS encoding DUF6122 family protein, whose product MFHIFLHFLVPAIVAFLFYRKTLIKSWLIMMATMAVDLDHLLAVPIYDPNRCSIGYHPLHSYYAIGLYFILLFFPKTRIVGVGLVIHMILDYLDCFM is encoded by the coding sequence ATGTTTCATATATTTCTACACTTTCTGGTACCTGCAATTGTGGCTTTTCTTTTTTACAGGAAAACCCTGATAAAATCCTGGCTGATTATGATGGCTACTATGGCAGTAGATTTGGATCATTTATTGGCAGTGCCGATTTACGATCCAAATCGCTGTAGTATTGGGTATCACCCTTTGCATTCTTACTATGCGATTGGCCTTTACTTTATCCTCCTTTTCTTTCCAAAAACGAGAATCGTAGGTGTAGGTCTGGTGATCCACATGATCCTTGATTACCTGGATTGCTTCATGTAA
- the cls gene encoding cardiolipin synthase, which yields MKWILVFEIAYVLFIIAVCLRIIYDTRSVSKTLAYLLLAVFLPLIGVIIYFSFGINYRVRKIYNKKIISDEIQLQRVTSSIMKSSEKTIGEMSPPLQKFKKMAQLLLNSNTSGLTGNNEVKLLINGEQKFPEVLQALREAKHHIHLEYYIFEDEKIGNEIKDILIEKALSGVQVRFIYDDFGSRSIRKKLVPELKKAGVQAFPFYKVIFIALANRLNYRNHRKIIIIDGNIAFTGGINISDRYINDPKYNDKLFWRDTHLKIKGTGVHYLQHLFISDWNFCAEEDLEIQPEFFDFKNHPSGKVDLQIAASGPDSDHPTILLNLIQAIGMADQEILITSPYFIPGISLLDALYVAALSGVNIKLLVPFQSDSVWVAAAARSYYQELLDVGVEIYQYQKGFIHAKTMVIDEQLSFIGTANMDERSFELNFEVNTVVYDDGIAKQLKAAFEEDLQVSKLIDANVWTARSAWVQLPEKIARLLSPLL from the coding sequence ATGAAATGGATTCTTGTTTTTGAAATTGCTTATGTGCTCTTCATCATTGCAGTATGTCTTCGCATCATCTATGATACTAGATCGGTTAGTAAAACCCTTGCTTACCTGCTCCTGGCGGTTTTCTTACCCCTCATAGGTGTCATCATTTACTTTTCTTTTGGCATCAATTACCGGGTCAGGAAGATCTACAACAAGAAGATCATTTCCGATGAAATCCAGCTGCAAAGGGTGACCTCCAGCATCATGAAGAGCTCCGAAAAAACCATTGGAGAAATGAGCCCTCCCCTTCAAAAGTTTAAAAAGATGGCTCAGCTGCTATTGAATAGCAATACAAGCGGCTTAACGGGCAACAATGAGGTGAAACTGCTGATCAATGGTGAGCAGAAGTTTCCGGAAGTATTACAGGCTTTAAGGGAGGCAAAACACCACATCCATTTAGAATACTACATTTTTGAAGATGAAAAGATTGGCAATGAAATCAAAGACATCTTAATTGAAAAAGCATTATCTGGTGTTCAGGTTCGCTTTATTTATGATGATTTTGGGAGTCGATCCATACGGAAAAAACTAGTCCCAGAACTTAAAAAAGCAGGCGTACAAGCCTTTCCCTTTTATAAAGTGATCTTTATTGCCCTGGCCAACCGCCTCAATTACAGGAACCACAGAAAGATCATTATCATCGACGGAAACATTGCATTTACCGGAGGGATCAATATCAGCGACCGCTACATCAATGATCCTAAGTATAATGACAAATTATTCTGGAGGGATACCCATTTAAAAATTAAAGGAACCGGCGTACACTACCTGCAGCACCTTTTCATCTCGGACTGGAACTTTTGTGCCGAAGAAGATTTAGAAATACAGCCAGAGTTTTTCGATTTCAAGAACCATCCTTCCGGAAAGGTAGACTTACAAATTGCAGCCAGTGGTCCCGATTCAGACCATCCCACAATATTATTGAACCTGATTCAGGCCATCGGAATGGCAGATCAGGAGATTTTGATCACCAGCCCTTATTTCATTCCTGGAATCAGTTTACTGGATGCACTTTATGTGGCGGCATTGAGTGGGGTAAATATCAAACTGCTCGTTCCTTTCCAATCAGATTCTGTTTGGGTAGCTGCCGCAGCAAGATCTTATTATCAGGAATTACTGGATGTTGGGGTAGAAATTTATCAATATCAAAAAGGCTTTATCCATGCGAAAACTATGGTGATCGATGAGCAGCTTTCTTTTATTGGCACAGCAAATATGGATGAACGCAGCTTTGAGCTTAATTTCGAAGTGAATACTGTGGTGTACGACGATGGAATTGCAAAGCAGCTGAAAGCTGCTTTTGAGGAAGACCTGCAGGTTTCAAAACTCATTGATGCGAATGTCTGGACTGCCAGATCTGCCTGGGTACAGCTGCCGGAAAAAATAGCGCGTTTGCTCTCTCCACTTTTATAA
- a CDS encoding Na+/H+ antiporter, which produces MFTETLLLVLALLFAVFMLTMLAQKLKISYPIFLVIAGLGISFIPGIPKIEIEPELVFLIFLPPLLYESAWYTSWNDFWKWRTPIAMLAFGLVFFTSIIVAFVSTAMIPGFTLAMGFLLGGIISPPDALAANSVLKHIKIPKRLTTVLEGESLINDASSLIVFRFALAAILSGYFSMEQAIGQFFLAAGMGVIVGLVIAHIVYVVHRFLPTTPSIDAALTLMTPYFMYMAAEHFHFSGVMAVVAGGLFLSYRSHEILSHSASRIQAISVWATLAFVLNGLVFILIGLELPVIMENLGNYSITQAINYGLIISITIIIIRLLYTLLITYIPAWLGNTKRADPVNPLWKGAVIVGWAGMRGVVSLASALSIPLLLSNGEAFPHRSLILFITFIVILVTLVFQGLTLPLVIKWIGIKDIEDFPPEGEQEAGIRLRLMQVALKRLNEKFAIDMKENELIGFLKKQLESDISITNQQLESLECDTTEIQEIARYNAVLMDLYSIQRKELYQLRKEKTFSDDQIRKQENQLDLDEAKIL; this is translated from the coding sequence ATGTTTACTGAAACCCTGCTCCTGGTATTGGCATTGCTTTTTGCGGTGTTTATGCTAACTATGCTTGCTCAAAAGCTAAAAATCTCCTACCCTATATTCCTGGTGATTGCCGGCTTGGGTATTAGTTTTATTCCAGGAATTCCTAAAATTGAGATCGAGCCCGAGCTGGTGTTCCTCATTTTTTTGCCGCCGCTGCTTTATGAATCCGCCTGGTATACTTCCTGGAATGATTTCTGGAAATGGCGAACACCAATAGCGATGCTGGCATTTGGTCTCGTATTTTTCACTTCAATTATTGTCGCTTTTGTTTCCACTGCCATGATTCCCGGTTTTACTTTGGCTATGGGTTTTCTATTGGGCGGCATCATCTCTCCTCCTGATGCCCTTGCTGCAAACTCCGTTTTAAAGCATATTAAAATTCCAAAAAGGCTGACCACCGTTCTGGAAGGTGAAAGTTTAATCAATGACGCCTCCAGTTTAATTGTATTCCGTTTCGCCCTTGCCGCCATCTTATCCGGGTATTTCTCTATGGAACAAGCCATCGGACAGTTTTTTCTGGCTGCAGGAATGGGCGTAATTGTAGGTCTTGTCATTGCCCATATCGTCTATGTAGTACATCGTTTTCTGCCTACAACGCCTAGTATTGATGCTGCATTAACGCTAATGACGCCATATTTTATGTACATGGCTGCAGAACATTTCCATTTTTCAGGGGTCATGGCCGTGGTTGCCGGTGGATTATTCCTCTCTTACCGCTCGCATGAAATCCTGTCCCATAGCGCTTCCAGAATTCAGGCCATCAGCGTATGGGCTACATTGGCCTTTGTGTTAAATGGACTGGTGTTTATCCTCATCGGGTTGGAACTTCCGGTGATCATGGAAAATCTGGGTAATTATTCCATAACCCAAGCCATTAATTATGGGCTGATCATCAGCATTACGATCATCATTATCCGCCTGTTATATACGCTGCTCATTACTTATATCCCTGCCTGGCTAGGAAACACGAAACGGGCAGACCCTGTCAATCCATTATGGAAAGGCGCTGTCATTGTAGGCTGGGCGGGCATGAGGGGGGTGGTATCCTTAGCTTCTGCACTTTCGATTCCTTTGTTATTGAGCAATGGCGAGGCCTTTCCACACCGCAGTCTTATCCTGTTTATTACTTTTATCGTGATCCTGGTGACCCTGGTTTTTCAAGGGCTGACCTTACCGCTGGTCATTAAATGGATCGGAATCAAAGATATTGAGGATTTCCCTCCTGAAGGAGAGCAGGAAGCTGGGATTCGGTTAAGGCTCATGCAGGTGGCCTTAAAGCGGTTAAATGAAAAGTTTGCTATTGATATGAAAGAAAATGAACTGATTGGATTTTTAAAGAAACAGCTGGAAAGCGATATTTCCATCACCAATCAGCAATTGGAATCGCTGGAATGTGACACTACCGAAATACAGGAAATTGCCCGGTACAATGCTGTATTAATGGACCTGTACAGCATTCAACGCAAAGAATTATACCAGCTGCGAAAGGAGAAAACATTTAGTGACGACCAGATTCGGAAACAGGAAAACCAGCTGGATTTAGATGAAGCCAAAATCCTTTAG
- a CDS encoding DUF892 family protein, with translation MKELGKRIGLEDFFLDGLEDIYDAERKFMKCFAALGIAAGHDILKEILVFNINITEKHLGHLKAILARFNRDGNNGKCEIVGCLTEKASAMIRDMETGSPLRDVALICLVQIIQHYKIASYGNLMSLATEMNHQKVKILIEECLQDEKRTDLYLTEVARNFINPSAK, from the coding sequence ATGAAAGAGCTAGGGAAAAGAATTGGTCTGGAAGATTTCTTCCTCGACGGACTGGAAGATATTTATGATGCAGAAAGAAAATTTATGAAGTGTTTTGCTGCATTGGGTATTGCAGCAGGACATGATATATTAAAAGAAATATTGGTATTTAATATCAATATTACAGAAAAGCACCTCGGGCATTTAAAAGCCATACTCGCGCGGTTCAATCGGGACGGCAATAATGGGAAATGTGAAATTGTAGGGTGTTTAACGGAAAAAGCTTCCGCAATGATCAGAGATATGGAGACAGGATCGCCATTAAGGGATGTTGCGCTGATTTGCCTGGTCCAGATCATTCAGCATTATAAGATTGCTTCCTATGGGAACCTCATGTCATTGGCGACTGAAATGAACCATCAGAAAGTTAAAATATTGATCGAAGAGTGTCTCCAGGATGAAAAACGAACAGATTTGTACCTCACAGAAGTCGCCAGAAATTTTATAAATCCATCAGCAAAATAA
- a CDS encoding L,D-transpeptidase family protein codes for MLEKYGQDQKETLDSDLQERRRQQGILKRQNDSALVFKQQLKANSSLTEHPEWLDSIYQDHLYKLFLIAQGGKTPFKIVEYLRKSTLHGLDTNYFYLNAIGPLLRDMEQHQLESSSLKYREQLKLEMLMASALLRYSEAMQYGLIRPDSLDKNYFIKTQAPDRSKITAVFSAPDLLAFLDSIQPSSAAYLALQKALKSGKGALNRNKEDAEQTIKLNLERLRWKNQPDAQKYVWVNIPDFTLKVIEKGSAILEMKVCVGEGRTDTDPGTKETPQLNSMIYSVQVNPIWNIPASIARKEISRYASNDPYYLSNNDIDVYKAGKRVNSPEGIDWLSTDISQYTFKQRPGEQNSLGKIKFIFNNNSSVYLHDTPARSAFKKKARAISHGCVRVEKPMELAFALFGPGKTYDQIKTAMERSYPRAKYIGLPAKVPVYLTYITAWVDEQRLLQIRNDIYGLDDLLYKEMKAREMIAE; via the coding sequence ATGTTAGAAAAATATGGTCAGGATCAAAAGGAAACTCTCGATTCCGATCTTCAGGAAAGGCGGCGGCAGCAGGGAATTTTGAAACGTCAGAACGATTCCGCTCTGGTCTTTAAGCAACAGTTAAAAGCCAATAGCAGCCTAACGGAACATCCCGAATGGTTAGATAGTATATATCAGGATCATCTTTATAAACTGTTCCTGATTGCTCAGGGAGGTAAAACTCCTTTTAAAATAGTGGAGTACCTGCGGAAATCAACGCTTCATGGCCTGGACACCAATTATTTTTACCTGAATGCAATTGGGCCTTTACTGAGGGATATGGAGCAGCACCAGCTGGAATCATCATCTTTGAAATATCGGGAACAACTGAAACTGGAAATGCTGATGGCCTCTGCTTTACTCCGATACAGCGAGGCAATGCAATATGGGCTGATCCGTCCCGATAGCCTGGATAAAAACTATTTCATCAAAACACAGGCCCCAGACCGATCAAAAATAACAGCAGTATTTAGCGCTCCCGATCTATTGGCTTTTCTAGACAGTATACAGCCCTCATCTGCAGCCTATCTTGCCCTGCAAAAAGCTTTAAAGTCAGGAAAAGGTGCCCTCAACAGGAATAAAGAAGATGCTGAACAGACGATTAAATTAAATTTAGAACGGCTGCGATGGAAGAATCAACCTGATGCGCAGAAATATGTATGGGTCAATATTCCTGATTTTACGTTGAAAGTTATAGAAAAAGGAAGCGCTATACTCGAAATGAAAGTCTGCGTGGGAGAGGGGCGAACGGATACAGATCCGGGTACCAAAGAAACCCCTCAGTTAAACAGCATGATTTACAGCGTTCAGGTTAACCCAATATGGAACATTCCTGCCAGTATTGCCCGAAAGGAAATTTCCAGGTATGCGAGTAATGATCCTTATTACCTCAGCAATAATGATATTGATGTCTACAAAGCTGGAAAACGGGTTAATTCTCCGGAAGGGATAGATTGGCTGAGTACCGACATTTCACAATATACCTTCAAACAGCGTCCGGGAGAACAGAATTCTTTAGGGAAAATTAAGTTTATCTTCAATAATAACAGCAGCGTTTACCTTCATGATACGCCTGCCAGGTCTGCTTTTAAGAAAAAGGCAAGAGCCATCAGTCATGGTTGTGTGCGGGTAGAAAAACCGATGGAACTGGCATTTGCGCTATTTGGTCCTGGAAAAACCTATGACCAGATTAAAACCGCTATGGAACGTTCTTATCCAAGAGCCAAGTATATTGGTTTGCCAGCAAAAGTGCCGGTTTACCTGACTTATATCACCGCCTGGGTCGATGAGCAGCGCCTCCTGCAAATTAGAAACGACATTTACGGGTTAGATGACTTGTTGTATAAGGAAATGAAAGCCCGGGAGATGATTGCAGAATAA
- a CDS encoding DUF4142 domain-containing protein yields the protein MKNKHLIAIFTLGVISLSACRNTENINASTTDSTIAQTIPDTATVNRGGDISAFMQEAVIDGMMQMELGKLAAQKSTNKLIKRFAEVIVKDQTKTVTDLKALAASKSIALPTALPAADLKHIEELKNMDVAAFEKHYIGMMIKDNAAAMDLYKAASVTGDAKIRSFATKALRMSERHFKRAGEINGNAGY from the coding sequence ATGAAAAACAAACATCTAATTGCGATTTTTACACTGGGGGTGATTTCCTTATCCGCCTGCCGGAACACCGAAAACATCAACGCCTCCACTACGGATTCTACCATTGCTCAGACCATTCCGGATACGGCAACGGTCAATAGAGGTGGTGATATCTCTGCTTTTATGCAGGAAGCAGTAATTGATGGCATGATGCAGATGGAATTAGGGAAACTGGCAGCACAGAAATCTACCAATAAACTGATCAAAAGATTTGCTGAAGTCATTGTAAAAGATCAGACTAAAACAGTAACAGATTTAAAAGCACTGGCGGCCAGCAAAAGTATTGCCTTGCCCACTGCACTGCCAGCAGCAGATTTAAAACATATAGAAGAACTAAAAAACATGGATGTAGCTGCCTTTGAAAAACATTATATAGGCATGATGATCAAGGACAACGCTGCGGCAATGGATCTTTATAAAGCGGCCAGCGTAACCGGTGACGCTAAAATCAGGAGTTTTGCAACCAAAGCTTTAAGAATGTCGGAACGTCATTTTAAACGTGCAGGTGAAATCAATGGAAATGCAGGATATTAG